In Chitinophagales bacterium, the sequence AGTGGGAAATTCCTATGGGTGGAGGACTTAAAAACACTTCGCCATTAACATCTGCAAAAAGAGAACTCTTAGAGGAAACAGGACTTAAAGCAAAAAAATGGAAAATAATTTTAGAATCACAAGTTTCTAATTCTGTTACTGACGAAATTTCTATAACCTATTTGGCTACGGGATTAACTCAACACACGCCTATTCCTGAAGAAACCGAAGAACTTGCCATAAAAAAACTCCACATAAATGAGGCTATTGAAATGGCTTTAACTGGCAAAATAAAAGATTTAATTTCAATAGCCAGCTTACTAAAAATTGATTATTTACTGAAAAATAATTTAATTTTGTAAGCTTAAACTTTCAATTATGATTGCAGAAATTTTTGCTCCCGAAATGTTAGTGGCATTAATAACACTAATATTTTTAGAAATAGTATTGGGTGTAGATAACATTATTTTCATCTCTATTGTTACCAATAAACTACCTAAAGAAAAGCAAGGTCGTGCACGCTTTATTGGTTTATCGCTGGCTTTAGTTTTTAGAATTATGCTTTTATTAGCCATTACTTGGATTATTCAGCTAACCAATCCTTTATTTACAATACCTGCCTTTATGTTTATAGAAGAGCCTGTAGCCATAAGTGTCAGAGATTTAATTTTAATAGCCGGAGGTTTATTTTTATTGGCTAAAAGTGTTAGCGAAATACACCATAAAGTTGACCACGATGAAGAAGAACATAAAACAAGTGGCAAGCCTGTAGGTATGGCAAGCATTTTAGTACAA encodes:
- a CDS encoding NUDIX hydrolase, giving the protein MSKKNPWITKSNKEIYNNPWIKVVENQVINPSGNKGIYGVVHFKNIAVGIVPIDEDGFTYLVGQYRYTHNTYEWEIPMGGGLKNTSPLTSAKRELLEETGLKAKKWKIILESQVSNSVTDEISITYLATGLTQHTPIPEETEELAIKKLHINEAIEMALTGKIKDLISIASLLKIDYLLKNNLIL
- a CDS encoding TerC family protein, with translation MIAEIFAPEMLVALITLIFLEIVLGVDNIIFISIVTNKLPKEKQGRARFIGLSLALVFRIMLLLAITWIIQLTNPLFTIPAFMFIEEPVAISVRDLILIAGGLFLLAKSVSEIHHKVDHDEEEHKTSGKPVGMASILVQIVLLDMVFSFDSILTAIGLVEVKSDNVHFLAPGVLVMIIAVIVSIIVMMIFAGKISDFINRQPTLQILALSFLILIGVMLILDGFHVHVPKGYIYFSVAFSLVVEMINIQFRKKEKQ